The genomic interval ACGGGTGCCTTCGTGTTCTGGGCGAGCATCGCATCCGGCTGGTCGACGGCTCCGCGCATGCTGCGCTTCACCGCATCGGACGTCTACTTCGCGATCGTGCGCGGCATCGACCGCCTCTCGGTCGCGACGACGCGCATCACCCAGCGAGGCTCGCTGCCGGTGTACGTGGGCACGATCTTCATCGTGCTGATCGCCGCTGAAAGCACGGCTCTGCTCGCCTCCCCCGAGTGGCGGGCCGACTTCGATGCGTGGCACGACCCGGTGCAGCTCGTGGTCGCGCCTCTCATGATCGTCGCGGGTGTGCTCGCGGTGCGTGCGCGCAAGCGCTACACGAGCGTGGTGCTCGTGTCGGTGACGGGCCTCGGCATGGTGACGCTGTTCGCGTCGAGCGGCGCTCCGGATCTCGCGCTCACGCAGATCCTCGTCGAGACCGTCACGCTCGTGGCTTTCGCGCTCGTGCTGCGCCGCATCCCGTCTCGGATGGGCACGCACAACGACAGCGTGTGGCCGATCGCGCGCGCCGTGCTCGCCGTCGGTGTCGGTGTGACGATGGCGGTCGTCGTGCTCGTCGCGACGGGCGCCCGCGTCGCCGACCCGATCTCGCTCGAGTGGCCGCAGCTGGCGTACGAGATCGGACACGGCAAGAACGTCGTCAACGTGGCCCTCGTCGACCTGCGCGGCTGGGACACGATGGGCGAGCTCTCGGTGCTCATCCTCGCCGCGACGGGCGTCGCCTCCCTCGTGTTCGTCACCGATCGCGCCGACCTGCTGTCGCAGACCCGCGCCGTGCCGGCGACGAAGAGCCGCCGCACCGACCGTCGCCCGCTCGTCGAGACGACGCAGGGCATCTCGCTGCAGACCGCCGACAACCGCGGGGCGCCGCGTGCGTGGCTCATCTCCGGCATGCGGATGCGCCCCGAGAACCGCTCGCTCATGCTCGAGGTGATCGTGCGGGTGCTGTTCCACACGATCATCGTCCTGTCGCTGTACCTGCTCTTCGCGGGCCACAACCTGCCCGGCGGAGGGTTCGCCGGCGGGCTCGTCGCGGGCATGGCGCTCGTCATGCGCTACGTCGCGGGCGGCCGCCACGAGCTGGGCGCCGCCGCCCCCACCGACGCGGGCTCGCTGCTGGGCGCTGGCATGATGACCGCCGTCGGCGCGGCGATCGTGCCGCTGTTCTTCGGCGCTGACCCCCTCACGAGCACCTACTGGGAGTGGGATCTGCCCATCATCGGCGAGATCGAGTTCGTCACCTCGACCATCTTCGACATCGGGGTGTACCTCGTCGTCATCGGACTCGTACTCGATGTGCTGCGCAGCCTCGGCGCCGAAGTCGACCGACAGTCGACCGCGCGCAGCGATGCGGAGGTGTCCCGATGAACGTCTCCCTCGCGCTCGTCATCATCATGGGAGTGCTCTATGCGTGCGGCGTCTACGCGATGCTCGAACGCAGCCTCACACGCGTGCTCATCGGCTTCCTGCTGCTCGGGAATGCCACCAACCTGCTTCTGCTGATCGTCATGGGCGCCCCCGGCATCGCCCCGTTCGCGGGCGACGCCGAGGCGTCGGAGATGTCGGATCCGATGCCGATGGCGCTCACCCTCACGGCGATCGTCATCACCTTCGCCGTCTCGGCGTTCCTGCTCGCGCTCATCTACCGCTCGTGGCAGCTCGGCCAGGCCGACACCGTTCAGGACGACGAAGAGGATCTCGCTCTGCGCGAGCGTCGCTCCGAAGAGGACGAGATGGACGACGACGACGGCGAATACGACGAGGCGACCACCGACTTCGTCGGCGTCGATACCTCGCCGATCATCATCGTGCGCGGCGAACCCGTCCAGGTGCCACCTGAGATCGTCGCCGCGGCCAAGCCCGCCGAACCGGCCGAACCGGCCGATCCCGCAGACCCCGCAGATCCCGCTGACCCCGCAGAAGGAGGAGACCGATGAGCGCTCTCGTGCCGCTCATCGCGACTCTCCCGCTGCTCGGCGCGGGCGTCGCGCTGATCTTCGGTCGTTTCCGTCGCATCCAGGTCGCGATCTCGATCATCACCCTGTCGGTCGTGTTCGTGATCGCGACGGTGCTGCTCGTCACCGTCGACGGCGGAGCCCCCATCGCGGTCTCGGTGGGCGGATGGCAGGTGCCGTTCGGCATCGTGCTCTATGTGGACCGCCTCGCGGCGCTGCTCGTCATGGTGTCGAGCCTCGTGCTGCTCGCGGTGCTCCTGTTCGCGGTCGGCCAGGGTGCCGCTGACGGCGACCACGACACCCCCGTCTCGATCTTCCATCCGAGCTACCTGCTGCTCGCGACGGGCATCTTCACCGCGTTCATCGCGGGCGACCTCTTCAACCTCTACGTGGGCTTCGAGATCCTGCTCGTCGCCTCGTATGTGCTCATCACGCTCGGCAGCACCGAGCAGCGCATCCGCGCGGGTGTCATCTACATCGTCGTCTCCCTCGTGTCGTCGATCCTGTTCCTCTCGGCGATCGCCGCGATCTACGGCGCACTCGGCACCGTCAACATGGCGCAGATCGCCGAGCGGATGACACAGCTGCCCGTCGAGACCCAGCTCGTGCTGCACCTGCTGCTCGTGATCGCGTTCGGCATCAAGGCCGCGATGTTCCCGGTGTCGTTCTGGCTGCCGGACTCGTACCCGACCGCTCCGGCCCCCGTCACGGCCGTCTTCGCCGGCCTGCTCACGAAGGTCGGCGTGTATGCGCTCATCCGCACGGAGACCCAGCTCTTCGCCGAGAGCGACATCAACCTGCTGCTGATGGTGATCGCGCTCGCGACGATGATCGTGGGCATCCTGGGTGCTGTGGCGCAGGCGGAGCTGAAGCGCATCCTGTCGTTCACGCTCGTCTCGCACGTCGGCTACATGATCTTCGGGCTCGCGATCGGCACACCGGAGGCGATCGGCGCGACGATCTACTACACGGTGCACCACATCATCGTGCAGACGACGCTGTTCCTCGCCGTCGGCCTCATCGAGCGTCGCGCGGGCAGCACCTCGATCCTGCGCGTGCGCGGGCTCATGAAGGCGGCGCCCATCATGGCGGTGCTGTACTTCATCCCCGCCGTGAACCTCGGCGGCCTGCCGCCGTTCTCGGGGTTCATCGGCAAGTACGCGCTCTTCGATGCCGCGGCGACCGTCGGCACTCCCGTCATGCTCGTGCTCATCGTGGGTGGCGTCGTCACGTCGCTGCTCACCCTGTACGCCCTCATGCGCGCCTGGAACCTGTCGTTCTGGCGCGAGGACGACGAGTCGGCCGAGCCGACGGAGGCCGCCGAGGTCGAGGCGCGCATCTCCTACCTGAACAACGCGCCCGCCGTCGAAGAGCAGTCGGAGCGCCGCGTCATCCCACGCATCATGACTCTCGCGACGACGGGCATGGTGGGCGCGACCCTCCTGCTCACGGTTTTCGCGGGCCCGCTCTACGCCGTGTGCGAGCGCATCGGCGACGCGCTCCTGACCCCCGTGACCGTCACCCAGGTGGATGAGGAGACAGGATCGTGACCCCGCAGACCCACCGTTCGCGCCTGCGGAGCGCCTGGGCGCAACTGCCGTTCTTCGCGTGGCTCGTGGCCGTGTGGATGATGCTGTGGGGTCAGTTCTCGGTGCTCGCGGCCGTCTCCGGCATCGTGGTCGCCGTGTTCGTGACGCGCGTGTTCCGGCTGCCCCCCGTCGAGCTCTCGGGCCGCATCAACCTCTGGTACGCCTTCGTGTTCGCGGTGCTGTTCTTCGGCGCGGTCATCGCCGGTTCGCTGCAGGTCGCCTGGGTGGTGCTCAACCCGCGCCGCGAACCGGGGACCGCGGTGATCGCCGTGCCGCTGCGCACCGACGACGACCTCATCATGACCCACGTGGGCGTGACCGCATCCCTCATCCCCGGCTCCCTGGTGACGGAGATCGATCGCCGGGGCCGCGTCATGTACCTGCACGTGATCGGCGTGCACTCGCTCGCGGATGTCGAGGTGCAGCGCGAGAAGGTGCTCAACTGGGAGAAGCGGCTCGTGCGCGCCTTCGGTTCGCGCGAGCAGTACGCCGAACTCCGTCGAGAGGAGGCCGCATCGTGAACGTCCTGCTCATCGCGATCATCGCCGTGTTCGGGATCGCCGCGCTGCTCACGATCGTGCGCATCGTCGCGGGTCCATCGATCCTCGACCGCGCGGTGGCGTCGGATGTGCTGCTGACGCAGGTGGTGTGCGTGCTGGGTGCCGAGATGGCGATCAACCACCACACCCGCTCGCTGCCGATCCTGCTCATCATCGCGGCGGTCGGCGTCTTCGGCTCGATCGCGATCGCGCGGTTCGTGGCCGTGAAGGAGAACAGCGGATCATGACCCTCGACGCCGTGCTCGACCTCGTCTCGCTGCTGCTGCTCTTCGGCGGTGCGCTGCTGTGCCTCATCGCCGCGATCGGTCTGCTGCGTCTGAAGGACGTGCCCTCACGACTGCACGCTGCGACGAAGCCGCAGGTGCTCGGGCTCATCCTCATCGCGACGGCGATGGCCCTCTCCATCCGCGAGTGGCACGTGGTCGCGTTCCTCGTGGTGATCGTGCTCGTGCAGTTCGCGACCGCACCTCTTTCCGCGCACATGGTGGGTCGGCAGGCCTACCGCAACGGCACGCTCGACCGCGACACGCTCGTCGTCGACGAGCTCGCCGACGCCATCCGTGCGCGCGACGAGCGCGACCGCCCCACGCGCTGACGCGGTCCGCGGAACGGCAATCGGCGGCCGCCCCCTCCGGGACGACCGCCGACTGGTCAGTGATCGCGCATCATTCGAAGCGGCAGGACACCACCCCGAGCGGGCCGTAATCCGCGTGCACGACGTCGCCCGAGTTCACGAACACGGGACGGGTGAACGAACCCGACAGGATCGGCAGGCCGGCCTCGAGCGATTCCCCATAGGGGGTGAGGCTGTTGGCGAGCCACGCGACCGCGGAGGCAGGGTGCCCCATGACGGCGACGGAGACGCCCGACTCCTCGACCGTGCCGTTCTGGTAGAGCGCGGCCGCGACCCAGCGCAGGTCGACCTCGTCGACGCGCACGGGGCGCCCACCGAGCACCATTCCCGCGTTCGCGGCGTTGTCGCCGATCGCATCCACGATCTTGCGGGTGCCGCCCGTCACCGGGTCGCGCATCTCGAGGCGCGCGTCCAGGATCTCCAGGGCCGGCTGCACCCACGCCGTCGCGTCGAGCACGTCGAGCATCGTGACCCCGGGGCCGGTGAGCGGCTTGCCGAGGATGAACGCGAGCTCCACCTCGATGCGCGGCTGGATGTAGCGCTCCATCGGGATGATGGCGCCATCGGTCCACATCTGGTCGTCCATGAAGAACCCGCGGTCGGGCTCGTCGACGTGCTGCGCCTTCTGCATGGCCCGCGAGGTGAGTCCGATCTTGCGGCCCGCGAGGGTGCGCCCCTGGCCGAGCTTGATGTCGCGCCAGGCGCGCTGGATCGCGTACGCCTCATCGATCGTCATGTCGGGGTGCTGCACCGAGAGCTGCGTCATCGGCACGCGCACGTCCTCCGCTTCGTCGAGGCGACGGGCGAGGTCCTGGATCGCGGCATCGTCGAGCATGATCAGACCTCCGCGGCGAGGAAGGCGAGCGCCTCGCGGTTGAACATCTCGGGGTCCTCGAAGTTCGGCCAGTGGGCCACGTGCGCCATCTCCAGCAGCTGCGCCTTCGGCATGAGCTCCAGGATCTGCCGCGCGGTCGAGGTGTACTCGCCCCAGTCCTTGCCGGAGGCGATGACGAGCGCGGGAGCTTGGATGGACTTCCACTCGTCGATGCTCAGCAGGTTGCGGTTGCGCACCTCGGAGTCCTGCAGGATCAGCAGGTGCTCGATCGTGTCGCGGGTCTCGGGCAGACGGTAGATCGCCTGGCGCAGCGCGATGAGGTCGGGCAGGCGGTTGGCCTCGTCCGCGATGAGGTGCACGAACATCGCGCGGATCGACTCCCAGTCGGCCGTCTCGACGGCGGCGATGCGCTGGCGACGGATGCGCGACATCTTCTCGGCGCTCGCGAGGAGGCCCGCGGGCGACATGAGCACGATCTTGCCCGTGCGCTCGGGGTTCTTCACGGCGAAGCGCGCGGCGACCCATGCGCCGAGGGACATGCCGAAGATGTGCACGCGCTCGACGTCGAGCACCCGCAGCACGCCTTCGAGGTGTGCGACGTAGGTGTGGATCTCGTAGTCGTAGTCGGGCTTGTCGGTGTAGCCGTTGCCGACCATGTCGGGGACGATGCAGTAGTAGTCCGCGCTGAAGGCCTTGAGGCTGGGGGCGTACGCCTCCCAGTGGGCGCCGGTGCCGTGCAGCATGAGCAGCGCGGGCTTGGAGGGGTCGCCGGCCGTGACGACGCGCGTCGACACCCCATCCACATCGATCCACTGCTGCGTGAAGGCGACGTCACGCAGCGAGCTCCAGATGCTGCGGAACTCCTCCGTGGGCTCGAGGTCGGTCTCGGTCTCAGTCATGTCTTCGGTCCTCTCGGATTCAGTACGGCGATGTACCGCGTTCAGGTGTGGTCGGGGTCGGCGCGCAGCTCGGCGACGACGCTGCGCAGGGCGCTGGCGAGGAGGGCGCTGTCGGTCGCGGATCCGACGAACGCGTAGCCGCGCCGGGCGAGGCGGAGCGCCTGCTGCGGGTCGCGGGTGAGCCCGCCGAGCGGCTTTCCGGCGGCGAGCACGGCGCGCTCGACCTCCTCCACGACGGCCACGACGTCCGGGTGGCCCGGCTCGCCGAGGTGCCCCATCGTGGCGGCGAGGTCGGCCGTGCCGATGAACACCGCGTCGATGCCGTCGACGGCGAGGATCTCGTCGATGCGGTCGGCACCCTCGATCGATTCGATCTGCACGATGAGGCAGATCTGGTCGCGGGCGCTCGCGAGATACCCGGGTCGACGCCCCCAGTCGCCGGCGCGCGTCTGCGACGACACACCACGCGTTCCTTCGGGGGCGTAGCGCGTCGCCGCGACGATCGCGCGAGCCTGGTCCGCCGTCTCGACCATCGGGATGAGCAGGTTCTGCACGCCGATGTCGAGCAGCCGCACGATCTCGGCATGG from Salinibacterium sp. ZJ70 carries:
- a CDS encoding Na(+)/H(+) antiporter subunit C, giving the protein MNVSLALVIIMGVLYACGVYAMLERSLTRVLIGFLLLGNATNLLLLIVMGAPGIAPFAGDAEASEMSDPMPMALTLTAIVITFAVSAFLLALIYRSWQLGQADTVQDDEEDLALRERRSEEDEMDDDDGEYDEATTDFVGVDTSPIIIVRGEPVQVPPEIVAAAKPAEPAEPADPADPADPADPAEGGDR
- a CDS encoding Na+/H+ antiporter subunit D; translation: MSALVPLIATLPLLGAGVALIFGRFRRIQVAISIITLSVVFVIATVLLVTVDGGAPIAVSVGGWQVPFGIVLYVDRLAALLVMVSSLVLLAVLLFAVGQGAADGDHDTPVSIFHPSYLLLATGIFTAFIAGDLFNLYVGFEILLVASYVLITLGSTEQRIRAGVIYIVVSLVSSILFLSAIAAIYGALGTVNMAQIAERMTQLPVETQLVLHLLLVIAFGIKAAMFPVSFWLPDSYPTAPAPVTAVFAGLLTKVGVYALIRTETQLFAESDINLLLMVIALATMIVGILGAVAQAELKRILSFTLVSHVGYMIFGLAIGTPEAIGATIYYTVHHIIVQTTLFLAVGLIERRAGSTSILRVRGLMKAAPIMAVLYFIPAVNLGGLPPFSGFIGKYALFDAAATVGTPVMLVLIVGGVVTSLLTLYALMRAWNLSFWREDDESAEPTEAAEVEARISYLNNAPAVEEQSERRVIPRIMTLATTGMVGATLLLTVFAGPLYAVCERIGDALLTPVTVTQVDEETGS
- a CDS encoding Na+/H+ antiporter subunit E, whose protein sequence is MTPQTHRSRLRSAWAQLPFFAWLVAVWMMLWGQFSVLAAVSGIVVAVFVTRVFRLPPVELSGRINLWYAFVFAVLFFGAVIAGSLQVAWVVLNPRREPGTAVIAVPLRTDDDLIMTHVGVTASLIPGSLVTEIDRRGRVMYLHVIGVHSLADVEVQREKVLNWEKRLVRAFGSREQYAELRREEAAS
- a CDS encoding monovalent cation/H+ antiporter complex subunit F, whose translation is MNVLLIAIIAVFGIAALLTIVRIVAGPSILDRAVASDVLLTQVVCVLGAEMAINHHTRSLPILLIIAAVGVFGSIAIARFVAVKENSGS
- the mnhG gene encoding monovalent cation/H(+) antiporter subunit G; this translates as MTLDAVLDLVSLLLLFGGALLCLIAAIGLLRLKDVPSRLHAATKPQVLGLILIATAMALSIREWHVVAFLVVIVLVQFATAPLSAHMVGRQAYRNGTLDRDTLVVDELADAIRARDERDRPTR
- the hpaH gene encoding 2-oxo-hept-4-ene-1,7-dioate hydratase yields the protein MLDDAAIQDLARRLDEAEDVRVPMTQLSVQHPDMTIDEAYAIQRAWRDIKLGQGRTLAGRKIGLTSRAMQKAQHVDEPDRGFFMDDQMWTDGAIIPMERYIQPRIEVELAFILGKPLTGPGVTMLDVLDATAWVQPALEILDARLEMRDPVTGGTRKIVDAIGDNAANAGMVLGGRPVRVDEVDLRWVAAALYQNGTVEESGVSVAVMGHPASAVAWLANSLTPYGESLEAGLPILSGSFTRPVFVNSGDVVHADYGPLGVVSCRFE
- a CDS encoding alpha/beta fold hydrolase — its product is MTETETDLEPTEEFRSIWSSLRDVAFTQQWIDVDGVSTRVVTAGDPSKPALLMLHGTGAHWEAYAPSLKAFSADYYCIVPDMVGNGYTDKPDYDYEIHTYVAHLEGVLRVLDVERVHIFGMSLGAWVAARFAVKNPERTGKIVLMSPAGLLASAEKMSRIRRQRIAAVETADWESIRAMFVHLIADEANRLPDLIALRQAIYRLPETRDTIEHLLILQDSEVRNRNLLSIDEWKSIQAPALVIASGKDWGEYTSTARQILELMPKAQLLEMAHVAHWPNFEDPEMFNREALAFLAAEV
- a CDS encoding HpcH/HpaI aldolase/citrate lyase family protein codes for the protein MRDNGFLARLGGDSTQFGVWTVLGASADVVELTAASGFDWMLIDAEHSPLTHRDVLDALRAASAHPTDVIVRPMEGSHAEIVRLLDIGVQNLLIPMVETADQARAIVAATRYAPEGTRGVSSQTRAGDWGRRPGYLASARDQICLIVQIESIEGADRIDEILAVDGIDAVFIGTADLAATMGHLGEPGHPDVVAVVEEVERAVLAAGKPLGGLTRDPQQALRLARRGYAFVGSATDSALLASALRSVVAELRADPDHT